The Candidatus Omnitrophota bacterium region CAATTTCCAAGCTGAACGCCTTTAATCATCCCAGGCATAACACGCTCAGCTAAACGATTACGCTCAAATTCAGCAAAACTGCCAAGCTGTTGAAACATCAGTTTGCCTGCTGATGTTGTTGTATCAAAGGGCTCAGTAGCAGATTTGAAACCTATGCTATAAGCTGATAACTCATCTACTAAGTTAAGTAAATCTTTAAGATTACGGCTAAACCTATCTATCTTATATACAATAACTAAATCAAATCTGCGCAGTTTTGCGTCTTGCAATAATTCTTGCAAGGCAGGGCGCTTATCTGAATATCCGCTAATACCCTCATCAGAGTATACCTTATAAATTTCATACCCTTCACGCTGAGCATATTTTTCTAAATACTCACGCTGAACATCAAGAGAAGTTCCTTCTCTTACTTGCTCTTCGGTTGAAACTCGAGTGTATATTGCTATCTTCATTTGTTCAATCGGTCCTTTATTTAATCTTGCCAACAGAAATTTCGAAGAACCTAAATAAAAAGAAATAAGACTGATTTGTGCCAATAAAAGGAAACATACAATATTTAATATAAGGGATATTTAGTTGCGAATGTCGGGTTATTTTATTATTCAAACCATTCTGGAGTGCATTAAACATTGAATTTGGGACACTCTTTACATCACTTAAATTAATCCTTAATGTTCCGGAAGAATTAAATCTTGGCATATCAGTAAGCTCTGGCAACTCACCTTTCTTTTGCTTTTTAAGTTTTCGGACGAAATCTAGTGGCAATAAAAGATCTTCAATCCACGTTCTAATTTGTCTATCGCGGCCTCTATAAGAAATATAATTTTCAGGATGGTTATCAAAAAGCACCAGAAGATATCTTGATATACCTTCATTACGCGATGGCGTTTTATTCGTAAGCAGTGCCATACGAAGAATATCGTTAATAATATAACCTGCATTTTCAGTAATAGTCTGTGTTCCCTTTGTATTATCTTTGCCGCTAAATAACTTTACTTCGATATAATTATTCCTCGACATATACGCCTTATGTATCTTTGCCTTTTTGATATATTCCTCAAGATTTACATATATATCTACATGCTTATGCGAATTATCAGGATAAGGATATCCCTGAATAACTAATCGTTCCGGGATATCAATCCCAACAGAAGAAAGTTCATTTGTTATTACATTTGCAAATTCACTTGCTCCTTGAGCTTCATAAAAATCTCTAGAATGTTCATCAAATAAAGGAATGGTACGATTAAGTTTTATTCTCTCTTGCGCTGACCAAATATGAAGTAATTTAAAAAATGATGCTTCAATAATCAT contains the following coding sequences:
- a CDS encoding recombinase family protein is translated as MKIAIYTRVSTEEQVREGTSLDVQREYLEKYAQREGYEIYKVYSDEGISGYSDKRPALQELLQDAKLRRFDLVIVYKIDRFSRNLKDLLNLVDELSAYSIGFKSATEPFDTTTSAGKLMFQQLGSFAEFERNRLAERVMPGMIKGVQLGNWQGARYSPFGYNYNKLEKVLEVNNEQAPVVKMIFEMAIAEKPVRYIREYLTKKGYRNRNGNYFTAKLIRDILRNRVYTGKLVWNRCHYDKTQKTPRATDISRMILTRWLFLKVGISH